One window from the genome of Streptomyces sp. NBC_00287 encodes:
- a CDS encoding FadR/GntR family transcriptional regulator — translation MPRMAGETGNSRIRRQVVQLILDRRLAPGAPLPTEAELMADLKVSRNSVREALKALQALDIVEIRHGYGTYVGHASMTPLVDGLTFRALARHAHDTGALAEILQVREVLEEGLIRRVATTLTEAELDRLEGVVARMDAAGRAGLPFDELDREFHELLYASLGNALVPQLLGAFWTVFRRVSGELGRPDQPAPEVTVRRHRDIVDALRARDIEGAQRAMAVHFHGIEARTAPAVSPGP, via the coding sequence ATGCCGCGCATGGCCGGGGAGACCGGGAACAGTCGCATACGGCGCCAGGTGGTCCAGCTGATCCTCGACCGCCGGCTCGCGCCCGGCGCTCCGCTGCCCACCGAGGCGGAGCTGATGGCGGACCTCAAGGTGAGCCGCAACTCCGTCCGAGAGGCGCTCAAGGCGCTCCAGGCGCTGGACATCGTGGAGATCCGGCACGGCTACGGCACCTATGTCGGGCACGCCTCGATGACCCCGCTGGTCGACGGACTGACCTTCCGCGCGCTCGCCCGGCACGCCCACGACACCGGGGCGCTCGCCGAGATCCTCCAGGTCCGCGAGGTGCTGGAGGAGGGCCTGATCCGCCGGGTGGCGACCACGCTCACCGAGGCGGAACTGGACCGTCTCGAAGGGGTGGTGGCCCGGATGGACGCGGCGGGACGCGCGGGCCTGCCCTTCGACGAACTCGACCGCGAATTCCACGAGTTGCTCTACGCCTCACTCGGCAACGCCCTCGTGCCGCAGCTCCTCGGCGCCTTCTGGACCGTCTTCAGGCGGGTCTCCGGCGAACTCGGCCGCCCCGACCAGCCGGCCCCCGAGGTCACCGTCCGCCGGCACCGCGACATCGTCGACGCGCTGCGCGCCCGGGACATCGAGGGCGCGCAGCGCGCGATGGCGGTCCACTTCCACGGGATCGAGGCGCGAACCGCCCCTGCGGTCAGTCCTGGGCCGTGA
- a CDS encoding TetR/AcrR family transcriptional regulator produces MRADQGVVDGRRNQKLRTRRALIEAAVTLVREGRPVTIADAAEAAQVSVATAYRYFSSPQDLLLETRTVTRAPELLADLPEDPAERLDAMVTRTAELQFADEALWRALLRAALERWDASAGDVPTRNRTRLDLTRTALEPLDDTLPPELHRRLTMAVTLVYGMEALVTTRDACGLDAEEAKDVMRWAAGALLEKALREAADA; encoded by the coding sequence GTGCGTGCCGATCAGGGCGTCGTCGACGGCCGCCGCAACCAGAAACTGCGCACCCGGCGCGCCCTCATAGAAGCGGCCGTGACCCTGGTGCGTGAGGGAAGACCGGTCACCATCGCCGACGCGGCGGAGGCCGCCCAGGTGTCCGTGGCCACGGCGTATCGATACTTCTCCAGCCCGCAGGACCTGTTGCTGGAGACCCGCACGGTGACGCGCGCCCCGGAGCTGCTCGCCGATCTGCCCGAGGACCCGGCCGAGCGGCTGGACGCGATGGTGACCCGGACCGCCGAGCTGCAGTTCGCCGACGAGGCCCTGTGGCGGGCGCTGCTGCGGGCGGCGCTGGAGCGCTGGGACGCGAGCGCCGGGGACGTCCCCACCCGCAACCGCACCCGCCTCGACCTCACCCGCACCGCCTTGGAACCCCTCGACGACACCCTCCCGCCCGAGCTGCACCGCAGGCTGACGATGGCCGTGACCCTCGTCTACGGCATGGAGGCCCTGGTCACCACCAGGGACGCCTGCGGACTCGACGCGGAGGAGGCGAAGGACGTCATGCGCTGGGCGGCGGGGGCGCTGCTGGAGAAGGCGCTGCGGGAGGCAGCGGACGCCTGA
- a CDS encoding ABC transporter permease → MTAVVRILLRRILLLVPLMLGIVLFVFLVMRFSDVDPASAFFQGANPTPEQLHQFREENGLLDPLPVRYLAFVGDLLQGDMGTSALTRGEVIDQVMTALPLTMQLTFLGLGIAMVLALLGGVTAAIYRDRLPDQIIRVVSLTGVAAPGFWLALLMIQYLAVDLGWFPTGGYINPADSFTGWLKTMTLPALALSLPVAAQLTRIVRTSVVEELDKDYVRTAIGSGLPPRVVVGRNVLRNALVNPLTVLGLRVGYLLGGAVVIETIFSLPGMGKLMIDAVKNGDPAVVQGVVLTTAFGFVIVNLVIDVLYLLVNPRLRDAAA, encoded by the coding sequence ATGACCGCGGTCGTACGGATCCTGCTCCGCCGCATCCTCCTGCTCGTCCCGCTGATGCTCGGCATCGTGCTGTTCGTGTTCCTGGTGATGCGCTTCTCGGACGTCGACCCGGCGTCCGCCTTCTTCCAGGGGGCGAACCCCACCCCCGAGCAACTCCACCAGTTCCGTGAGGAGAACGGCCTGCTGGATCCGCTGCCCGTGCGCTACCTCGCCTTCGTGGGCGATCTGCTGCAGGGCGACATGGGCACCAGCGCGCTCACCCGCGGCGAGGTGATCGACCAGGTGATGACCGCGCTGCCGCTCACCATGCAGCTCACCTTCCTCGGGCTCGGCATCGCGATGGTGCTGGCGCTGCTCGGCGGAGTCACCGCGGCCATCTACCGCGACCGGCTGCCGGACCAGATCATCCGGGTGGTCTCGCTGACCGGCGTGGCCGCGCCCGGCTTCTGGCTGGCGCTGCTGATGATCCAGTACCTGGCGGTGGACCTGGGCTGGTTCCCGACCGGCGGCTACATCAACCCCGCGGACTCCTTCACCGGCTGGCTGAAGACGATGACGCTGCCCGCCCTGGCCCTCTCGCTGCCGGTGGCGGCCCAGCTCACCCGCATTGTGCGGACGTCGGTCGTGGAGGAGCTGGACAAGGACTACGTCCGCACGGCGATCGGCAGCGGACTGCCGCCGCGGGTGGTCGTGGGCCGGAACGTGCTCAGGAACGCCCTGGTCAATCCGCTCACCGTGCTGGGCCTCAGGGTCGGCTATCTGCTGGGCGGCGCGGTCGTCATCGAGACGATCTTCTCGCTGCCCGGCATGGGCAAGCTGATGATCGACGCCGTGAAGAACGGCGACCCGGCGGTCGTCCAGGGCGTCGTACTGACCACGGCGTTCGGCTTTGTGATCGTCAACCTCGTGATCGACGTCCTCTACCTGCTGGTCAACCCGCGACTGAGGGATGCGGCCGCATGA
- a CDS encoding ABC transporter substrate-binding protein — protein MRDVTHDVPALGRRTFLKHTGALGAAAAVSASLSACSAGPESTNDTGGGAGGANRTLTAVIGYGNDGSWDPTQTASAFCMAANNHIYEGLLDTDPISREPYAALATQVPADPNATTWRFALREGATFHDGKPVTADDVVFVFDRILDPKTQTLAKGFFASWLKEVRKVDAQSVELVLKFPFPDGLSRLTLAKVMPKHVFSQPGGWEEAIKGKAIGSGPYRQTAHHPKSNTTFEAFAEYNGPRRPAFKKMNWLTIVDAAPRVARISGSSAGAQISDNIPYANIGQLEGGGLTVAGGAGMNNLFLMFNTRHKPFDDVRVRQALHYAIDTEKMVQVALKGHGKPSSSFLNEANPAYRRAKTVYDYDPDRAKALLKEAGVSGLKIDILAVNVSWIVDCLPTIKSSWDAIGVKTTLNPQETTAVFTKMDQKQDYQVVAAASNPNQFGLDADLIMHYNYGPTNLWMGYTRWATDPVARQLFKDMDRATQEPDPDRKKTMIQDYIDVVAEQAVLYPVVHNELMTAWDAQLLSGIRAQPYPGINLLQAKWA, from the coding sequence GTGCGCGACGTGACCCACGACGTGCCGGCGCTCGGTCGCCGGACCTTCCTGAAGCACACCGGCGCGCTGGGTGCGGCCGCCGCCGTCTCCGCGTCCCTGTCGGCCTGTTCGGCCGGGCCCGAGTCCACCAACGACACCGGCGGCGGGGCGGGCGGCGCGAACCGGACCCTGACCGCGGTGATCGGCTACGGCAATGACGGCAGCTGGGATCCCACGCAGACGGCGTCGGCGTTCTGCATGGCCGCCAACAACCACATCTACGAGGGCCTGCTGGACACCGATCCGATCTCCCGCGAGCCGTATGCCGCTCTCGCCACCCAGGTGCCGGCCGATCCGAACGCCACCACCTGGCGGTTCGCCCTGCGCGAGGGCGCGACTTTCCACGACGGTAAGCCGGTCACCGCCGACGACGTGGTGTTCGTCTTCGACCGGATCCTCGACCCGAAGACCCAGACCCTCGCCAAGGGCTTCTTCGCGAGCTGGCTCAAGGAAGTCCGCAAGGTCGACGCGCAAAGCGTCGAGCTGGTGCTCAAGTTCCCTTTCCCGGACGGCCTTTCGCGGCTCACTCTCGCCAAGGTCATGCCGAAGCACGTCTTCTCGCAGCCGGGCGGCTGGGAGGAGGCCATCAAGGGCAAGGCGATCGGCTCCGGGCCGTACCGGCAGACCGCGCACCACCCGAAGTCCAACACCACCTTCGAGGCGTTCGCCGAGTACAACGGCCCGCGCAGGCCCGCCTTCAAGAAGATGAACTGGCTGACCATCGTGGACGCGGCCCCGCGCGTGGCCCGTATCTCGGGCTCCAGCGCCGGGGCGCAGATCTCCGACAACATCCCCTACGCCAACATCGGCCAGCTCGAGGGCGGCGGGCTCACGGTCGCGGGCGGGGCCGGGATGAACAACCTGTTCCTGATGTTCAACACCCGGCACAAGCCCTTCGACGACGTCCGCGTACGACAGGCCCTGCACTACGCGATCGACACCGAGAAGATGGTGCAGGTGGCGCTCAAGGGGCACGGAAAGCCGTCGAGTTCCTTCCTGAACGAGGCCAACCCCGCCTACCGGCGCGCCAAGACGGTCTACGACTACGACCCCGACCGGGCGAAGGCGCTGCTGAAGGAGGCCGGGGTCAGCGGGCTGAAGATCGACATCCTGGCGGTGAACGTCAGCTGGATCGTGGACTGTCTGCCGACCATCAAGTCCTCCTGGGACGCGATCGGCGTGAAGACGACCCTCAACCCGCAGGAGACGACGGCCGTGTTCACCAAGATGGACCAGAAGCAGGACTACCAGGTCGTCGCCGCCGCCTCGAACCCCAACCAGTTCGGCCTCGACGCCGATCTGATCATGCATTACAACTACGGCCCCACCAACCTGTGGATGGGATACACCCGTTGGGCCACCGACCCGGTCGCGAGGCAGCTCTTCAAGGACATGGACCGGGCGACCCAGGAGCCGGACCCGGACCGGAAGAAGACGATGATCCAGGACTACATCGATGTCGTCGCCGAGCAGGCCGTGCTCTACCCGGTCGTCCACAACGAGCTGATGACGGCCTGGGACGCGCAGCTGCTCTCCGGCATAAGGGCACAGCCGTACCCCGGGATCAACCTGCTCCAGGCGAAGTGGGCCTAG
- a CDS encoding ester cyclase translates to MLAEEHGDPADAVSVFTDDIEHDVVGFPGDPIHGIPAALDRYHQLVKDLRVEKAERTHSYYAEAAATVEDLVTAVVTGRFLGIPGNNRRITFRMLHVFEFTDGKISRENVWLDGGAIVAQLTAQD, encoded by the coding sequence ATGCTGGCCGAGGAGCACGGGGACCCGGCGGACGCGGTCTCCGTCTTCACCGACGACATCGAGCACGACGTCGTCGGCTTCCCGGGGGACCCGATCCACGGGATCCCGGCCGCTCTCGACCGCTACCACCAGCTGGTGAAGGACCTCCGCGTCGAGAAGGCCGAGCGCACGCACAGCTACTACGCCGAGGCCGCCGCGACGGTCGAGGATCTGGTCACCGCCGTGGTCACTGGTCGGTTCCTGGGCATCCCCGGCAACAACCGCCGGATCACCTTCCGGATGCTGCACGTCTTCGAGTTCACGGACGGCAAGATCTCACGGGAGAACGTCTGGCTGGACGGCGGCGCCATCGTCGCCCAGCTCACGGCCCAGGACTGA